The DNA region CGGAGGAGTTCGTCCCCGACGAGGCGCAGAACATCATGAGACCGGTCAGCGACGGGTTGGGGGCGGCCCAGCAGCTGGGCCCGCCTCTGGAGCGCCTGTTGTCCGAGTCGTGGGACTCCCTGGCCTCCCTGGGTGCCGCGCACTCGATCGCCGAGGTGGGTCGGACGATGGGGGCGCTCGGTGAGTCCGCGGCGGAGATAGCACGGGTCACCGCCGTGGCCGCGGAGATCGTGGTCCGTGGGACGGTCGAGGTGATCGGGATCGTGCAGCAGTTCCTCGCCCGCGCCGCCGCCATGGGCCCGGCTCTGCTCACCCCGCCGGGACAGGCCGCCCTGCTCGGACTGGCCGCCGAGCACCTGGCGCGGGGGATCCAGGTGGCCGAGCGGGTGCAGTCCGAGCTCAGGGTGCCGACCGCCGAGATGCGGGCCATCGCCGCCGGCATCCCCCCGGCGCCCCGCATGCCGGGTGCGATCGGTGCCGATTCCGGCACGGGGGGCGCGATCAACGCCTCGACGGTGGCCTACACCGGGTCCGGGCCGGGCGCGATCTCCACCGCCGTCGGCGGCGCGTCCGGGGGTGGGGCTTCCGGCGGTGCGGCGGGCGGTGCGTTCGACGGCGGCTCGTCGGGCGGCGCGGCGGAGAGCGCCGCGGGGCCCGGCAGGGCACCGGGATCCGCGGGATCCGGTGGTGCCGGTGGTGCCGGTGGTGCCGGCTCCGGGATGATCGGCGGCGGCACCGAGGTGACCCTGCCCGACGGCTCGGTCGCCAACGCCCCCAACGAGCAGGCCGCCGGGGCTGTCCGCAACGCGCTCAGCCAGCAGGGCGTGCCGTACGTGTGGGGCGGCACCACGCCCGGGCAGGGGCTGGACTGCAGCGGCCTGACGCAGTGGGCGTACGGGGACGCGGGTGTGGAGATCCCCCGCCTGGCCCAGGAACAGGGGGTGGGCGTCCAGGTGTCCGCCCGGGACCTCATGCCCGGTGACCTCCTCGTGTGGGACGGTCACGTCGCCATGTTCATCGGCAACGGGCAGATCGTGGAGGCCGGGGACCCCGTAGCGGTCTCCGGCCTGCGCACCGACAATATCGGCATGACCTTCCACGGGTTCTATCGCCCGACCGGCGGATGACGCCCGACACCTGCCGGCGCACCGACCCGATGACCGGGGTGGTCGCCGAGGTCGGCACCGACGGCGTGCCGGTGGGCTTGGCCCTGCCGGCCGGGCTCCTCGACCGTCCGCCCGCGGAGGTGGCGCGGGCGGTCCTGCGCACCCTCACCGCGGCGGCGGGCGACGCCCGCGACCTCCTGGAGCGCCTCGCCGCGGAGGACTGGGACGAGCAGGACTGGGACGAGCAGGGCTGGGACGACGGCGACGCCGAGATGGCCGGGGTCCCCGGGTGAGCGGTGGCGGGCTGGACGTCGAGGCGTTCCTCGATCGCCTGCGGGGGATCGCGGCGGAGTGGGAGTCGGCCCACGACCAGCTGGAGACGCTGCGGGTGACGGTGACCAGCCGGGACCACCTCGCCACCGCCACGGCCGACTCCGGCGGGACGGTGGTGGACCTCGTGCTGGCGCCCGGGTTGCGCAGGCACGGCTCCGAGGCGGTGTCGGCGTCGATCCTCGAGGCCACATCGGATGCCGTGGGGCAGGCCAACGCGCGTCGCGCGGAGCTCGTCTCGGGATCCGTCGCCCTCGCCGTGAGCGGTCGCAAGCGCGCCGCCGAGGACGCCGCCCGCGAGCACACAGACCCCGCCCCGGCGGGCCGTGGCACCGGCTGACGGGCCGTGGATATGCTGACCGACATGGCCAAGGACATCGTCCCGATCGAGCTCGGTCTCCCGGAGGGAGACGTCACGACCCTCTGGGCACCCAGTTGGCGGGAGGACAACGACGACTGGGAGGCGTTCCTCGGACTGGACGAGGACCTCTACGCGTTCGACTCGACGGCCGAGCTCCTCGCGCTGGTCCGCAGCGGGGCGGAGCACGATCTGCAGGACCACCCGTCGTGGGAGGAGTTCGCCGGATCGGACGTGCTCGCCTTCCGCGCCGCCGAGGAGAACTGCTACGACCTCGTCGGCGTCCTCGAGCTCCTCGGGGACGATCCGACCGAGTCGTCGGTCGACGAGATCGACCAGTCCTTCGCGATCGCCCGCTCGATCGGCGAGGTGTGCGAGCTGGACACCGTCACCAAGTTCTTCAACGGCAACCCCGTACTCGCGTCCGTCACCCACGGCATGGACGAATTCTACGGCCGGGACGGACTCAAGCTGTGGAAGTCCATCCGGAAGACGGTCGCCAAGGGCTGGGACGACGTCCTCGACGCCATCCAGGACGTCATGACCACCCCGGAGATCGACCGCGCCGAGGTCGAGCGTGCCCGTCGCGACCTCGAGACCGCGGAGGCCGCACTGCCCGAACCCGAGCCGGAGCCCGAGCCGGAGCCCGAGCCCGCCCCGACCGGTTACCCCGAGGGCTCGCTCTGGGAGAGCGTGGGGATCGACCCCGTCAGGATCGTGTTCGCCGACCAGGAGTACCTGAGCCTGCGTTGCTACCTCGGCGACCGGCCGGTCTTCCTCGGCGACGGCGACCAGGTGTACGTGTTCACCAGCGCGCGCGGCCTGTCGCGCTTCCTGGCGGACAACGACGACGCGACGCTCAGCCGGGTCGCGACCTACGAACGCGTCAAGATGGCCGCGACCGACGGCAGCCTGGACGTCCACGTCACCGACGACAACGCCTACGTCCTGGCCGGCCTGGACCGCGACATCGAGGTCGGGCCGGACATGGTGGACTCCGAGCAGCTCGGCCTGGCGGTGGAACTCGTCACCGACCTGGCGAACTACGTCGGCGACGCCGAGCTCGAAGCCGCGGTGACCGGCCGCGGATCATCGCTGCGGCGGTACCTGCACTACGTGCTCAATCCCGACGACGCCAAGCTGCTCGAGCCCACCGCGCCGTACGACGACGAGGCGTCCGAGTGGCGAGATCTGGTCGACGACGTGGAGAAGCTCGTGACGACGCCCGACATCGCCTGAACCACGCGGGCCGCGCGGCGGCCGCGGGCAGCGCCGCGCGCAGGGTCATCCGCGCGGATACGACCGCGGCGCGCGCGTCACCAGCCGCGCCGGCGCCCGGTCACCGCGCCGGCGGGTCCGCGATCAGCGCCCGTCCCCAACGCCGCCGCCAGCTCGTCGAGCGCGGCGGGTAGACGTCCCTCGTCGCCGGCGTGCACGGTGGCCACCACCTCGCCCGCGTGGACGTGGTCGCCCTCGACGCGGTGCAGCACCACCCCGGCGGCCGGGTCGATAGCCTCCCCCGGGCGGGTCCGACCCGCCCCGGAGAGCCACGAGGCTCGCCCCACCCCGAGCGCGTCCCACCGGAGCGGGCCCGTCGTGGCGGCCCGGATCTGCTCGGTGTGGGCAGCCCTGGGCAGCGGTGCGTCCGGGTCCCCGCCCTGGGCGGAGATCATCGCCCGGTAGGAATCCATCGCCCGACCGTCGCCCAGCCGGGCCCGCGGGTCGGCGTCCGAGATCCCCACCGCCGCGAGCGCCTCGCGCGCCAGCTCACAGGTCAGATCGACCATGTCGTCCGGCCCGCCGCCGGCGAGGATCTCGAGGCACTCGGCCACCTCGAGCGCGTTGCCCACCGCCCGGCCCAGCGGGGTGTGGTTGGCCGTGACCAGCGCGCTGGTCCGGACCCCGGAGGCGGCGCCGATCCCCACCATCACCCGTGCCAGCTCGGCGGCCTCGGCGGGGTCGGGCAGGAACGCACCCGAGCCGTATTTCACGTCCAGAACCAGGGCCCCGGTGCCCTCGGCGATCTTCTTGCTCATGATGGACGCGGCGATCATCGGGATGGACGCGACGGTCCCGGTGACGTCCCGCAGCGCGTAGAGCGCGCGGTCGGCGGGCGCGAGATCGGCCCCGGCCGCGCAGATCACCGCCCCGGTCCGCGACAGCACGGACCGCATCTCGTCCGTGTCAAGGTCCGCTCGCCAACCCGGGATCGACTCGAGCTTGTCCAGCGTGCCACCGGTGTGGCCGAGACCTCGTCCCGACAGCTGGGGAACGGCCACGTCCCAGGTGGCCAGCAGCGGCGTCAACACGAGCGTGATCGCGTCGCCCACCCCGCCGGTGGAGTGCTTGTCGACCGTGGGAACCACCACGCCGCCGCGCGTGAGGCCGGACAGGTCCATCCGGGTCCCGGAGTCCACCATCGCCGTGGTCCACCGGGAGATCTCCCGGTCGGTCATCCCCCGGAAGCAGATCGCCATCGCGAGCGCCGACATCTGCTCGGGTGCGACCACCCCGCGGGTGAACCCGTCGACCATCCAGTCGATCTCGTCGTCGTCGAGCTCCCGCCCGTCCCTCTTGGCCTCGATGATCCGCACGGCGTCGTGGCGCGCGGTCACCTCAGGTCCTCCGGTCCGAAGGCATCCGGGAGGAGCTCGCCGAGACGCACCGCGCCGCGCGCGGTGTGGACCACGAGCCCGGGGCCGCCGTGTTCGTGGAGCAGTTGGCGGCAGCGCCCGCAGGGCGCGAGGGGTTCCCCGGTGTGGGAGACGACGACGAGCTCGAGCAGTCTCCCGCCGCCGGTGCGGTGGAGGTCGGAGACGAGAGAGCACTCTGCGCACAGGGTCAGACCGTAGGAGGCGTTCTCGACGTTGCACCCGACGACGATCCGCACCCGCCCGTCTGCTGCCCCGGCGGGTGACCCCGCGTCCGGGCCGATCGCCAACGCGGCCGCACCCACCCCCAGCCCCGAGTACGGACGGTAGGCGCCCCGGGCGGCCCCCACGGCGGCCTCGGTGAGGCTGTCGACAAGCGCGTTGCGTTGTGCTGCGGTTTCGTCGTCAGGCACCCTGTCCTACCCTTCGGTAACATCATTTAGGCTTCCCTAACTGGGAGAACCCGCTCGGATCACGGTACCCACCCTGCTTTCCCCCGGTCAGATCTCAGGTCTAAAGTCCTAGTAGGCGCCCGCTGTGCTCTAGGGCCGGAACGCGCGCCGATGGCATCAGGCCCAAGCGATTCGGAGGCACGACAAGCCCATGAGTACTGCGCAGGCGCCGGCGCGTCCGGCCCCCACAAAGAAGCTCAACCTCTACAAGGGTGACCCGGGGATGTGGTCCTGGGTCGCGCACCGCATCTCGGGCGTCGCGATCTTCTTCTTCCTCTTCGTCCACGTGCTCGACACCGCTCTCGTCACGGTGAGCCCGGAGAGCTACAACGCGGTCATCGACACGTACAAGTCCCCGATCGTCGGCCTCATGGAGATCGGCCTGGTCGCGCTCGTGCTCTTCCACGCACTCAACGGTCTCCGGATCGTCCTCATCGACTTCTGGTCGAAGGGTGCCAAGTACCAGCGCCAGATGCTGTGGGCGGTCCTGGCGATCTGGGTCGTGGTGTTCGCCGCGGCCACCGCCCGCCTCCTCTTCCTTCTCTTCCAGCACCTCTAAGGGGAACGATCACCATGGCAGACGCACCTGTTCTCCAGACGTCCTACGACCGGCCGGCCTCCCTGGCGCAGCCGCGCTCGCCCCGCCTGCGCTCGCGCGGCAACTTCGAACGCTCCGCGTGGATCTTCATGCGCTACTCGGGCGTCGCGCTGGTCATCCTCACGATCGGCCACCTCACCGTCGGCCTGATGATCGACGAGGGCGTCCACCGGATCGACTGGGCGTACGTGGCCGACCGCTGGCAGAGCCCGTTCTGGGCCGTGTGGGATCTCCTCATGCTCTGGCTGGCCATGCTCCACGGCGGCAACGGTGTCCGCACCGTCATCGCGGACTACTCGCGCAAGGACTCGACCCGGTTCTGGCTCAACTCGATCCTGTTCGTCGCCACCGGCCTCGTCCTGGTCCTGGGCACCTACGCCATCTTCGGCCTCGCCTACGACATCTGATCGCGGCTGAATTCGTCCGCGGACTTCACTTCTCCGAAAGCGAGCACTGAGTAACCCATGACCGATCGTCAGGTCCACCAGCATCAGTACGACGTCGTGATCGTCGGCGCCGGCGGCGCAGGCATGCGCGCGGCCATCGAGTCGGGCCCGCGTACCCGTACCGCGGTCCTCACCAAGCTCTACCCCACCCGCTCCCACACCGGCGCCGCCCAGGGCGGCATGTGCGCCGCCCTCGCGAACGTCGAGGAGGACAACTGGGAGTGGCACACGTTCGACACGGTCAAGGGCGGCGACTACCTCGTCGACCAGGACGCCGCGGAGATCATGGCCAAGGAGGCCATCACCGCCGTCATCGACCTGGAGAACATGGGCCTGCCGTTCAACCGCACGCCCGAGGGCAAGATCGACCAGCGGCGCTTCGGTGGCCACACCCGTGACCACGGCAAGGCGCCCGTGCGTCGCGCGTGCTACGCCGCCGACCGCACGGGTCACATGATCCTGCAGACCCTGTACCAGAACTGCATCAAGCACAAGGTCGAGTTCTTCAACGAGTTCTACGTCCTCGACCTCTGTCTGACCGAGACCCCGGAGGGCCCCGTGGCCACCGGTTGCGTGGCCTACGAGCTCGCGTCCGGCGACCTCCACGTGTTCCACTCCAAGGCCACGGTGTTCGCCACCGGCGGCTCGGGCCGCATGTACAAGACCACCTCCAACGCCCACACCCTCACCGGTGACGGCATGGCCGTGGTGTTCCGCAAGGGCCTGCCGCTGGAGGACATGGAGTTCCACCAGTTCCACCCGACCGGTCTGGCCGGCCTGGGCATCCTCATCTCGGAGGCCGTCCGAGGCGAGGGCGGCATCCTGCGCAACGCCGACGGCGAGCGCTTCATGGAGCGGTACGCGCCCACCATCAAGGACCTCGCGCCGCGTGACATCGTCGCCCGGTCGATGGTCCTGGAGGTCCGCGAGGGCCGCGGTGCAGGTCCGAACAAGGACTACGTCTACATCGACGTCACCCACCTCGGCGCCGACGTGCTCGAGGAGAAGCTGCCCGACATCACCGAGTTCTCGCGCACCTACCTGGGAGTCGACCCGGTCACCGAGCTCGTCCCGGTGTTCCCCACCTGTCACTACGTCATGGGCGGCATCCCCACCAACATCCAGGGCGAGGTGCTCCGCAACTCGAACGACGTGGTCCCGGGCCTGTACGCCGCCGGCGAGTGCGCCTGCGTGTCCGTGCACGGCTCCAACCGCCTGGGCACCAACTCGCTGCTGGACATCAACGTGTTCGGTCGGCGCGCCGGCATCGCCGCCGCCGAGTACGCGGCCGCCCACGAGTTCGTGGAGCTGCCCGACGAGCCCGAGAAGATGGTGCGCGACTGGATGGAGAGCATGCTGGCTCCCCACGGTTCGGAGAACGCCGCCGACATCCGTAGCGAGATGCAGGCCATGATGGACGACAAGGCGTCGGTGTTCCGCAACGAGCAGTCGCTCACCGAGGCCCGTGACGAGCTGCGCGCCCTCAAGGCCCGCTACGCCGACGTCACGGTCAGCGACAAGGGCAAACGTTTCAACACCGAGCTCCTGGAGGCCGTCGAACTGGGCTTCCTCCTCGAGCTGGCGGAGGTCACCGTCGTGTGTGCCCTCAACCGCGAGGAGTCCCGCGGCGGCCACTCCCGTGAGGACTTCCCGGACCGTAACGACGCCGACTACATGAAGCACACGATGGCGTACAAGGAGACCGGACTCGATCTGCTCTCCGAGATCCGGCTGGATTGGAAGCCGGTTGTGCAGACCCGCTACGAGCCGATGGAGCGTAAGTACTGATGAGTTCCGCAGTCGACACCACCAAGTCCACGGACGGCACCACCGACCGCCCGGTCCCCCCCGGCTCGACCATGGTCACGCTGAAGATCGCCCGGTTCAACCCGGAGGATCCGGACTCGGCCGGCTGGAAGGAGTACGAGGTCCCGGCCCTGCCGTCCGACCGCCTACTCAACCTGCTGATGTACGTGAAGAACTACATCGACGGCTCGCTCGCGTTCCGTCGGTCGTGCGCCCACGGCGTCTGCGGGTCCGACGCCATGCTCATCAACGGCGTCAACCGACTGGCGTGCAAGGTCCTCATGAAGGACATGCTCCCCAAGGACGGCAAGTCCATCACCATCACGGTTGCCCCGATCCGCGGGCTGCCGGTGGAGAAGGACCTGTACGTCGACATGGAGCCGTTCTTCAAGTCGTTCCGTGACGTCATGCCGTACCTCATCACCTCCGGCAACCAGCCGACCGCCGAGCGCATCCAGTCGCCGACGGACCGCGCCCGCTTCGACGACACCACCAAGTGCATCCTCTGTGCCTGCTGCACGACCTCCTGCCCCGTGTTCTGGGCCGACGGGTCGTACTTCGGGCCGGCGGCGATCGTCAACGCGCACCGGTTCATCTTCGACTCCCGTGACGAGGGCGCAGCCGAGCGGCTGGAGATCCTCAACGACGCCGAGGGCGTGTGGCGCTGCCGCACCACCTTCAACTGCACCGACGCGTGCCCCCGTGGCATCCAGGTGACCCAGGCGATCCAGGAGGTCAAGCGCGCACTGCTGTTCGCGCGCTGATCGACCAGACTGCTCACCCGTGGCGTTCCGGCGCCGCGACGCAGCACCGACAGGGGCCGCACCCTCCACTCATGGGGAGTGCGGCCCCTTCGCCATGTGCCCGGTTCGCCGAGCTGTGGCCGACCCCGAGCAGCCCCATAGCGCACCACCCCGCAGATGCGCTGCGTCGTTGTACGCCGTCGGCTGACGGGACCGGGCACCGCCGCCCGCCAGCAGGCCCGGACGCCTCGTCGACCAGCGAGTCCGACCTGACCCGGCGTCGGCCGGACGTAGACTCGACACCCGTGACCAGCATCCGACGACGGCCCGCCCAGCGAGCGGCCGGTCTCGTGATCGCAGCCCTCGTCGCTCTGGCGCCGCTGGCACTTGCAGGTCCCGTCACGGCGGTGGAGCCCGCAGCGGACCTCCCGCTGACCGAGCCGCCGCCGGCCGCGGTGTTGCCGTCGACCACGTCGCCCGAGTACTTCGACACCCCACGCGACCTCACCGGGTGCCCCTACCGCACCACGCCTCCCGCCCCCGTCGACGAGTCCGAGGTCCCGCTGCCCGGCCGGACGGCCCCGGCCCCTCCCCCGGTGCCCGACACTCCACCGGGTGGTGACGCACTCGCGGGCTGCGAGGTCGTGGCGCCCGACGGCTTCCGGATCCCGCAGGACGTCACCGCGAGCGCGTGGCTGCTCTCCGACCTGGACACCGGCGAGATCGTGGCCGCGAAGGACCCGCACGGCCGATACCGTCCGGCCAGCCTGATCAAGACGCTGCTCGCCGCTGTCGCCCTCGACGCGCTCGACGAGGACCGGATCGTCGAGGTCGCCGATGCGGACCTCGAGGGCGCCGAGGGCAGCCTCGTGGGTGTCGGTCCTGGGGGCGAGTACACCGTGGGGCGGCTCGTCAGCGGCCTGCTGATGGCCTCCGGCAATGATGCCGCCGTGGTGCTGGCGCACCAGATGGGCGGCATCGAGCGCACGCTCGCCGCGATGAACGCCCACGCCACCGCGCTGGGGGCGCGCAGCACCCATGTCGCCACCGTGAACGGGCTCGACGGCCCGGGGATGATGTCCACGGCCTACGACATGTCGCTGATCTTCCGCGACGCGATGACCCGCCCCGCGTTCGCCGAGATCGTCGCCACGCAGTCCACCGGCTTCCCCGGGTACCCCGCCGGGGAGGGTGCGGAGCCACCGGATCCCGCGGCGGCCCCTGCGAACACCGGCCCGACTCTCCGTGCGGACGGCGTCATGATCAATCCCGGATTCGTGCTGGGCAACGACAATCAGCTGCTCTTCAACTACCCCGGTGCGATCGGTGGCAAGACCGGCTTCACCGACGACGCCCGGCACACCTTCATCGGCGCGGCCGAGCGGGACGGGCGGAGGCTCGCGGTGGTCCTGCTCGACGGCACGCGCGTCCCCAGCTCGCCGTGGCAACAGGCGGCGGCACTTCTGGACGCGGGCTTCGCGGCGGGTGACGCGGACCCGGTCGGCGTACTCGAGGCCGGCCGACAGGACTCGACCGACGACGCGACCGAACACCTGGCGGGCGGGCTCGGCACGGTGGAAGGGCAGGAGGTGGCGACCGTCGGCGGCTCGGTGTTCGAGCGCTACGGCACCGTGCTGGCTCTGGGCGCGGCGGGACTCGTCGTGGTGGCCGGGGCGGCCCTCACGCTGCGGGCGCGAAACTGACCGGCGGGACCAGTCGCCGTCCCCCCGCCCCTCACGCTCCGGCTGCGGCTCCGGCCAGGATGACCCTCAACCGCCCGGAGCACTCGTCGACCGCGGTGCGGGGGTCGTGGCCGTCCGCCATCTCGATGAGAGCGCGGAGGAGCACGACGACGACGAGGTCGGCCGCGATGTCGATGGAGGCGCCGTCCGCTCCGGCGAGCGTCTCGAGCCGGCCCAGGCTGATCCCCAGCCGTCGGCGGGCGGAGTCGACGGCGGCCGCGAGGACCCGGTGGTCGGGGTGCCCGGTGTCGACCAGTCCGCGTGCGAGCATCGCCCAGGTCTGCGGATCCCTGGTGGCGGCGACCGAGGCGAGGCGGGGCCAGTCGTCGGCCGGGTCGCTGGTCGCTGGGGAGATCAGCTCGTCGATGAACGACCCGAGGGTGTCGGCCGCACCGGACGCGAGTTCCGAGGCGAGGTCATCGACTGACTCGAAGTGCCGGTAGAAGGCCGTGGGAACGATGCCCGCCTCGCGCGCGAGCTCACGGACGACGAGCCCCGTGAAGCCGCGCGTGGCCACCCCGTTCCGGCCCGCCTCGACGATGAGTGCACGGGTGTGCCGTTTCTGTTCCGCGCGGGTCCTGGAGGTCGTCACAGTCGTCATCCTATCCCCGAGCAGCACTTACGGACGCCCATCACCCACCGACCGGGTGTAACCGCGGCCACAAACCGGCCCTCTTCCCATTTGAGAGAACAGCTGTACACTCAGAAACGTCCGGTGGTCGAACCGGACGGACGCGGATCCCGACACGCGACGGCACCGACCCGGTGCGAGGCGCGACGAACACCACCGAGTGACCGCGTCCGACGGCGTCCGACCACACCGACCCACATCCTCATCGGAGGTCCCCATGACCGCTCCGCCCGTTCGCCGACTCTTCTCCCGCCGGCTCACCCGCACCCTGCTGACGCCCCACCCGGTCGAGCACTACGTCCGCTCCCTGGGCGTGGACTGGTCCGACGACCCCACCGGGGCGACCGTCGTGGCCGTCGACCGGCCGGTCCGCGACGTCACGGTCCTCACCCTGCGGCTACCCGCCGGGGTCGACCGGCCCGCACCCGGCGCCGCGCTCGAGATCGGGGTCGTGGTGGACGGCGTCGTCCACCGCCGCCACTACTCCCCCGTCGATCCCGCGTCCCGCCGTGACGGGCTGGCGACCATCGCCGTCCGCCGCCACCCCGACGGCGTGGTCTCGAACCACCTCTGGGACCGGGCCGAGCCCGGGATGCGGCTCCTGCTCGGCAACCCGGTGGGTGAGATGGCGCTGACCGAGGCCCGCCCGGCCGACGTGCTGCTCGTCAGTGGCGGCAGCGGCATCACCCCGATGCTGGCGATCGCCTCGACTCTCGCGGCAGACGGCCACTGCACCGGCACCGGCACCGGCACCGGCACCGCGCCCGGCCGCGTCGCGTGGCTCCACTACGTCCGTCGCGTGCAGGACGCCCCGTTCCGTGACCAGCTCCGCGACCTGGCCCGGGCCGGCGTGTCGGTCCGCGTGATCCCCACGGCCGAGGGGACGACCCCGGATGGTCTGGCCGGCCATCTCACCCCGGACCATCTCGAGGCGGCGGCACCCTGGCACCGGGACGCCGCGGTCTTCCTGTGCGGCCCCGAGCCCCTGGCCCGTGGCCTCGAGGAGGCCCTCGGTGCCGAGCGGTTCTCCGGCGTCCTGCGCGAGCGCTTCACCTCCGCGACCGGGCCGGTGCCCGACGGCGACGGCGGCACCGTGACCCACCTGCGCAGCGGCGTCACCGCCCGGAACGAGGGCACCACCTTGCTCGAGGGTGCCGAGGCCGCCGGCCTGAGCCCCCAGCACGGCTGCCGGATGGGCATCTGCCACACCTGCACGGCCGTGCGCGTCTCCGGCGCCACCAGGGACCTGCGCACCGGCGAGATTGACTCCACGCCCGACTGCCACGTCCAGATCTGCATCAACGCGCCCGTAGGCGACGTCGAGATCGAGCTCTAGACCTGCCTCCCCACCCGCCCGGAACGACCCGGAAGGACCCCGTCATGACACTCCTGCAACTTCCCAGCCTCCGCCCGAAGAAGAAGTCGTCCACCGCGAAGGCCGCGAAGGCCGCGAAGGGCACCGGCCCGGACCCGATCGTGTTGTCGGCCGAATCCGTCGAGATCATCGGCCGCGAACTCGATGCCATCCGCGACCGCGTGGTGGCCGACCTCGGCACCGCCGATCGCGACTACATCCTGCGCGTGGTCCGCACCCAGCGTCGCCTCGAGCTGGCCGGCCGCGGGCTCATGTTCCTCGGCTTCCTGCCCCCGGCCTGGCTGGCCGGCGTCGCGGCGCTGAGCGCGTCCAAGATCCTCGACAACATGGAGATCGGCCACAACGTCATGCACGGCCAGTACGACTGGATGCGCGACGACATGCTCCACTCCTCGAGCTTCGAGTGGGACAACGTGTGCCCGTCCGACCAGTGGCGGCACTCGCACAACTACATGCACCACACGTACACCAACATCCTCGACCTCGACCGCGACATCGGCTACGGCCTGCTGCGGATGGAGTACGAGCAGAAGTGGAACCCGCTACGTCTGGGCAACCCCTTGTACGCGTTCGCGCTGATGATGCTGTTCGAGTGGGGCGTGATGATGCACGACCTCGAGTACGACAACGTCCTCAAGGGCAAGCGCAAGTGGTCCGACGTCAAGGGGCTGCTGACCGGCTGGTGGAACAAGGTCCGCGGCCAGGTGGCGAAGGACTACATCGTGCACCCTGCGCTGACGGGGCCGCTGTTCCCGCTGACGTTCGCCGGCAACCTCACCGCCAACCTCGTGCGCAACGTGTGGGCGTTCTCGGTGATCTTCTGCGGCCACTTCCCGTCCGGCGCCCAGGTGTTCACTCAGGAGGAGACGGCCGAGGAGACCCGCGGCGAGTGGTACGTCCGGCAGATGCTCGGTTCGGCCAACATCTCCGGGAGCCCGTTCATGCACCTGGCCACAGGAAACCTCTCGCACCAGATCGAGCACCACCTGTTCCCCGACCTGCCCGCACACCGCTACCCGGAGATCGCGGACGAGGTCCGCGCGATCTGCGAGGAGCACGGTCTGCCGTACACGACGGGCCCGTTGTGGAAGCAGGTCGCGAATGTGTGGTCCAAGATGTTCCGCCTCGCGCTGCCGCTGCCCCCCAAGGCGGAGGATGCACCGGCCGTCATCATCGAGCGCAGGAAGACTCCCGTCGCCGCCTGAGCCGCGGGTACCGTCTAAGGGCATCACCGACGAAGGGAGCGGTCCATGAGCGACTTCGAACGCAATAAGGACCAGGTCCAGGCAGGTGTCCAGGCGGGCGCGTCACTGGTGGGACGCATCGCGGTCATCATCACCGACGCGATCGGGTCGATCGCCAAAGAGGTCGGAGA from Dietzia sp. B32 includes:
- the sdhA gene encoding succinate dehydrogenase flavoprotein subunit — its product is MTDRQVHQHQYDVVIVGAGGAGMRAAIESGPRTRTAVLTKLYPTRSHTGAAQGGMCAALANVEEDNWEWHTFDTVKGGDYLVDQDAAEIMAKEAITAVIDLENMGLPFNRTPEGKIDQRRFGGHTRDHGKAPVRRACYAADRTGHMILQTLYQNCIKHKVEFFNEFYVLDLCLTETPEGPVATGCVAYELASGDLHVFHSKATVFATGGSGRMYKTTSNAHTLTGDGMAVVFRKGLPLEDMEFHQFHPTGLAGLGILISEAVRGEGGILRNADGERFMERYAPTIKDLAPRDIVARSMVLEVREGRGAGPNKDYVYIDVTHLGADVLEEKLPDITEFSRTYLGVDPVTELVPVFPTCHYVMGGIPTNIQGEVLRNSNDVVPGLYAAGECACVSVHGSNRLGTNSLLDINVFGRRAGIAAAEYAAAHEFVELPDEPEKMVRDWMESMLAPHGSENAADIRSEMQAMMDDKASVFRNEQSLTEARDELRALKARYADVTVSDKGKRFNTELLEAVELGFLLELAEVTVVCALNREESRGGHSREDFPDRNDADYMKHTMAYKETGLDLLSEIRLDWKPVVQTRYEPMERKY
- a CDS encoding succinate dehydrogenase iron-sulfur subunit — its product is MSSAVDTTKSTDGTTDRPVPPGSTMVTLKIARFNPEDPDSAGWKEYEVPALPSDRLLNLLMYVKNYIDGSLAFRRSCAHGVCGSDAMLINGVNRLACKVLMKDMLPKDGKSITITVAPIRGLPVEKDLYVDMEPFFKSFRDVMPYLITSGNQPTAERIQSPTDRARFDDTTKCILCACCTTSCPVFWADGSYFGPAAIVNAHRFIFDSRDEGAAERLEILNDAEGVWRCRTTFNCTDACPRGIQVTQAIQEVKRALLFAR
- a CDS encoding D-alanyl-D-alanine carboxypeptidase family protein, with the translated sequence MTSIRRRPAQRAAGLVIAALVALAPLALAGPVTAVEPAADLPLTEPPPAAVLPSTTSPEYFDTPRDLTGCPYRTTPPAPVDESEVPLPGRTAPAPPPVPDTPPGGDALAGCEVVAPDGFRIPQDVTASAWLLSDLDTGEIVAAKDPHGRYRPASLIKTLLAAVALDALDEDRIVEVADADLEGAEGSLVGVGPGGEYTVGRLVSGLLMASGNDAAVVLAHQMGGIERTLAAMNAHATALGARSTHVATVNGLDGPGMMSTAYDMSLIFRDAMTRPAFAEIVATQSTGFPGYPAGEGAEPPDPAAAPANTGPTLRADGVMINPGFVLGNDNQLLFNYPGAIGGKTGFTDDARHTFIGAAERDGRRLAVVLLDGTRVPSSPWQQAAALLDAGFAAGDADPVGVLEAGRQDSTDDATEHLAGGLGTVEGQEVATVGGSVFERYGTVLALGAAGLVVVAGAALTLRARN
- a CDS encoding TetR/AcrR family transcriptional regulator codes for the protein MTTSRTRAEQKRHTRALIVEAGRNGVATRGFTGLVVRELAREAGIVPTAFYRHFESVDDLASELASGAADTLGSFIDELISPATSDPADDWPRLASVAATRDPQTWAMLARGLVDTGHPDHRVLAAAVDSARRRLGISLGRLETLAGADGASIDIAADLVVVVLLRALIEMADGHDPRTAVDECSGRLRVILAGAAAGA
- a CDS encoding flavin reductase family protein, with protein sequence MTAPPVRRLFSRRLTRTLLTPHPVEHYVRSLGVDWSDDPTGATVVAVDRPVRDVTVLTLRLPAGVDRPAPGAALEIGVVVDGVVHRRHYSPVDPASRRDGLATIAVRRHPDGVVSNHLWDRAEPGMRLLLGNPVGEMALTEARPADVLLVSGGSGITPMLAIASTLAADGHCTGTGTGTGTAPGRVAWLHYVRRVQDAPFRDQLRDLARAGVSVRVIPTAEGTTPDGLAGHLTPDHLEAAAPWHRDAAVFLCGPEPLARGLEEALGAERFSGVLRERFTSATGPVPDGDGGTVTHLRSGVTARNEGTTLLEGAEAAGLSPQHGCRMGICHTCTAVRVSGATRDLRTGEIDSTPDCHVQICINAPVGDVEIEL